A genome region from Leptospiraceae bacterium includes the following:
- a CDS encoding adenylate/guanylate cyclase domain-containing protein translates to MSRRHYVFFAVLYLIIPVSVNAFVVVASYTFLAPFLLTNEEFIKITQAGDSQDLISRIFSYMSFIIPTSIGYIYNMPLIIYMLKRSKESVSEKIKAIIINLPIVNATVSFAGWGLALIGTFINFAINSIQFSTMSMVKFSLFNILMANLCFVIIYYLIEFINKRSIRQMLPNQNLSEIQNTIKISIRFRFFVFFVTVSLTPSILLVNLIISILNDNHIEGYTVQTGFIFSGIVLIGSILTFFISNAFAKPIKILQAATKELQFGNFDVVVPVDSIDEVGFLGERFNEMSISIKEKEFIKDTFGKVVDPSVRDYLLKGNLALGGETKEVSVLFVDIRGFTTISEKLPPSEVVRWLNQYFEQMSRCITQEKGLINKFIGDAILAVFGAPIPLENHAKSALKAALEMRKQSQLLSQEFQNQGLPELNIGIGIHSGPALVGNIGSMSRLEYTVIGDTVNIASRIESHCKQVGKDLLITENTKLIAGDSFTFDFVSKIQVRGRQGEIGIYSL, encoded by the coding sequence ATGAGCCGACGGCATTATGTATTCTTTGCAGTATTGTATTTAATTATACCTGTGTCGGTTAACGCATTTGTCGTCGTTGCTAGTTATACTTTTCTTGCACCATTTTTGTTGACCAATGAAGAGTTTATTAAGATTACACAGGCTGGAGACTCGCAAGATTTAATTTCAAGAATTTTTAGTTATATGTCCTTTATTATTCCTACTTCTATAGGTTATATATATAATATGCCCCTTATTATATATATGCTAAAAAGGAGTAAGGAATCTGTTTCGGAAAAAATTAAAGCAATCATTATCAATTTGCCAATTGTAAATGCGACCGTTAGTTTTGCCGGTTGGGGTCTCGCTTTGATTGGTACATTTATTAACTTTGCTATAAATAGTATTCAGTTTAGCACAATGTCGATGGTAAAGTTTTCACTTTTTAATATTTTGATGGCTAATCTTTGTTTTGTGATAATTTATTATCTTATTGAATTCATTAATAAAAGATCCATACGCCAAATGCTTCCAAATCAAAATTTGAGTGAGATTCAAAATACAATAAAAATTTCTATTCGTTTTCGATTCTTTGTTTTTTTCGTCACTGTTTCATTGACACCTAGTATTTTATTGGTTAATTTGATAATCTCTATTCTGAACGACAACCATATTGAAGGGTATACAGTACAGACAGGATTTATATTTTCGGGAATTGTATTGATTGGTTCTATCCTAACTTTTTTTATTTCCAATGCATTTGCGAAACCAATTAAAATTTTACAAGCCGCTACTAAAGAACTTCAATTTGGGAATTTTGATGTTGTGGTACCTGTGGATTCGATTGATGAGGTAGGGTTTCTTGGAGAGAGATTTAATGAAATGTCGATTTCTATTAAAGAAAAAGAATTTATAAAAGATACATTTGGCAAAGTGGTAGATCCAAGTGTTCGAGATTATCTTCTCAAAGGTAATTTGGCTCTGGGAGGTGAAACTAAAGAAGTAAGTGTATTATTTGTAGACATACGCGGATTTACCACAATCTCTGAAAAACTTCCTCCTTCTGAAGTGGTTCGATGGTTGAATCAATACTTTGAACAAATGAGTCGTTGCATAACGCAGGAAAAAGGGTTAATTAATAAGTTTATAGGAGATGCAATTTTGGCTGTTTTTGGTGCACCTATTCCTTTAGAAAATCACGCAAAATCTGCTTTGAAGGCCGCACTCGAAATGCGAAAACAGTCCCAACTTTTAAGTCAAGAATTTCAGAATCAAGGACTTCCCGAATTAAATATCGGAATAGGAATTCATTCAGGACCTGCTCTCGTAGGAAATATAGGTTCCATGAGTCGTTTGGAATATACTGTAATTGGGGATACTGTCAATATAGCCTCACGAATCGAAAGTCATTGTAAACAAGTAGGCAAAGACCTATTAATCACTGAGAATACTAAATTAATTGCTGGAGATTCTTTTACTTTTGATTTTGTAAGTAAAATTCAAGTTAGAGGAAGGCAAGGAGAAATAGGAATTTATTCACTTTAA